From the Martelella mediterranea DSM 17316 genome, one window contains:
- a CDS encoding dual specificity protein phosphatase family protein: protein MGMLVLTSGIYLGGLQASGNFHEVKAGEFYRSAQPSPDALSRYIDQHGIRTVINLRGASPGRAWYDDEIKVSAAKGVEHIDFPMSDRAILSPERSMELLALMRDAPKPILIHCKAGADRTGLASVIYLQQLGGVDEETAEWQLSPLYGHVALPGIGPYAMDTSWEDLEKVLGLDS, encoded by the coding sequence GTGGGCATGCTGGTCCTAACCAGCGGCATCTATCTCGGCGGGCTGCAGGCAAGCGGCAATTTTCACGAGGTCAAGGCCGGCGAGTTCTATCGCTCGGCGCAGCCCAGCCCGGACGCGCTTTCGCGCTATATCGACCAACACGGCATCAGGACCGTGATCAACCTGCGCGGCGCGAGCCCCGGCCGGGCGTGGTATGACGACGAGATCAAGGTGAGCGCGGCCAAGGGCGTCGAGCATATCGATTTCCCGATGTCGGACCGCGCCATATTGTCGCCGGAGCGCAGCATGGAATTGCTGGCGCTGATGCGCGACGCGCCGAAACCGATCCTGATCCACTGCAAGGCGGGCGCCGACCGCACCGGGCTTGCCTCCGTGATCTATCTCCAGCAGCTCGGCGGCGTCGATGAGGAAACCGCCGAATGGCAGCTTTCGCCGCTCTATGGCCACGTCGCCCTGCCCGGCATCGGGCCTTACGCCATGGACACAAGCTGGGAAGATCTCGAGAAAGTTCTCGGCCTCGATAGCTGA
- a CDS encoding LysR family transcriptional regulator, translated as MDWDHLRVFLAVARRGQILAAAQALGLNHATVARRLNALEEALGEPLFERRPSGSTLTEAGERLLAVAERVETEILGIAEDTRARGASLSGTVRVGAPDGLGTYFLAAELGRLQEEHPGLIVELVPLPRTFSLSKREADLAITLDPPAEGRLVVSRLTDYTLGVYAASSYLRQHGVPESEEALADHVVVTGVEDYAYASSLNYAGHLARFAGRQFRCAGVAGQMEAVRAGVGIGILHDFVARDTEGLERILPEVNFRRAYHLLSHPDTGSLARIALIRAFLAHRFREERMRFAP; from the coding sequence ATGGACTGGGATCATCTGCGGGTCTTTCTGGCGGTGGCGCGACGGGGGCAGATCCTTGCCGCGGCGCAGGCGCTCGGGCTCAACCACGCGACGGTCGCCCGCCGGCTGAACGCGCTGGAGGAGGCGCTCGGCGAACCGCTGTTCGAGCGCCGTCCGTCCGGTTCGACGCTGACGGAAGCGGGCGAGCGGCTGCTGGCGGTGGCCGAACGGGTGGAGACCGAAATCCTGGGCATTGCGGAAGATACCAGGGCGCGCGGCGCAAGCCTCTCCGGCACGGTGCGGGTCGGCGCGCCGGACGGGCTCGGCACCTATTTTCTCGCCGCCGAGCTCGGACGCCTGCAGGAGGAGCATCCGGGCCTGATCGTCGAACTCGTGCCGCTGCCGCGTACATTCTCGCTGTCGAAGCGCGAGGCGGATCTGGCGATCACGCTCGATCCGCCGGCGGAGGGGCGGCTGGTGGTGTCCAGGCTCACGGACTACACGCTCGGCGTCTATGCCGCATCATCCTATCTCCGCCAGCACGGCGTGCCTGAAAGCGAGGAGGCGCTTGCCGACCATGTCGTCGTCACCGGCGTGGAGGATTATGCCTATGCTTCGTCGCTGAATTATGCCGGGCATCTGGCGCGCTTTGCCGGCCGGCAATTCCGCTGCGCCGGCGTCGCCGGGCAGATGGAGGCGGTGAGGGCGGGTGTCGGCATCGGCATCCTGCATGATTTCGTGGCGCGCGATACCGAGGGGCTGGAGCGAATCCTGCCTGAGGTCAATTTCCGCCGCGCCTATCACCTTCTCTCCCACCCCGATACCGGCAGCCTTGCGCGAATCGCGCTGATTCGCGCGTTTCTGGCGCACCGGTTCAGGGAGGAGCGGATGCGGTTCGCGCCGTAG
- a CDS encoding TonB-dependent hemoglobin/transferrin/lactoferrin family receptor — protein MAQDSTQTTVLSPVSVTTTGGKEGIADTPLATETTREDLDQNIVTDFDDYTRILEPGVTFVGDDAGSVNIRGMQGPRVSTVIDGIQIPYLDDTARSDASGGGDAFSFDSIATIDIVRGADSSRSGSGSLGGTVVLRTLEPEDLIDPGKGYGGRIGFTYDSADNSMDGEGAFAIQSGGTALLFQGDIATGHEMDNQGDVGGYGATRSEPNPATFDENNLLFKIRQNIMEAHTIGLTVERYDRDKDIELLTDQGATYAPDNWDGSEDKHRDRISIDYNYNAIADDGLIDQAFSTFYWLKSERESGTSGIRLPSRGAPPFGEYSRTSKTDEERYGWSGWAEKSIDTGSLLHTFTLGGDFYYSQTSQYSSGVDNCGPGPFPPFSTCSFLHTNQADTPDVNGYVLGLYAHDEIVFGDSGFALTPGVRFDWYQYDPKETAAYRDNPNYNGLPEGQSDWRISPKLLATYELNDFTQLYGQISTAFRAPTPGELYVDYGAPGSYLRIGNPDLEPETSWGVELGANFGDDDDGGRVSAFYSRYKDFIDTQSVDPLDLGFAAGLYPLGITQTVNIDNVEIAGIEASYQKTFLNDWDMHASLAFARGWNMDTNDILGSVAPLKAVIGGGYNVETWGANANWILSAKVPDGSTAEFKAPGYGIVDVTAWWSPEQFEGLLVQAGVYNLFDQTYYNALDLQDTDMTQPERFYSEPGRTFKVSVTQTF, from the coding sequence TTGGCTCAGGACAGCACCCAGACGACCGTGCTTTCCCCCGTCAGCGTGACGACAACAGGCGGCAAGGAGGGGATCGCCGATACCCCGCTTGCCACAGAGACGACGCGCGAGGATCTTGACCAGAACATCGTCACCGATTTCGACGATTACACCCGCATTCTGGAACCGGGCGTGACCTTCGTCGGCGATGATGCCGGTTCGGTCAACATTCGCGGCATGCAGGGCCCGCGCGTCTCGACCGTCATCGACGGCATCCAGATTCCCTATCTCGACGACACCGCGCGTTCGGACGCCAGCGGCGGCGGAGATGCCTTCTCGTTCGATTCGATCGCGACGATCGACATCGTGCGCGGCGCCGACAGCTCGCGGTCCGGCAGCGGCTCGCTCGGCGGCACGGTCGTGCTCAGAACCCTTGAGCCCGAAGACCTGATCGATCCCGGCAAGGGCTATGGCGGCCGCATCGGCTTCACCTATGACAGCGCCGATAACAGCATGGACGGCGAGGGCGCGTTCGCCATCCAGTCGGGCGGTACCGCGCTTCTGTTCCAGGGCGACATCGCCACCGGTCATGAAATGGACAACCAGGGCGATGTCGGCGGCTACGGTGCGACCCGCAGCGAACCGAACCCGGCGACCTTCGACGAAAACAACCTGCTGTTCAAGATCCGCCAGAACATCATGGAAGCGCACACCATCGGCCTGACGGTGGAGCGCTACGACCGCGACAAGGATATCGAGCTTCTGACCGATCAGGGCGCCACCTATGCGCCGGACAACTGGGACGGCAGCGAAGACAAACACCGCGACCGCATCTCGATCGACTACAATTACAACGCCATCGCCGATGACGGTCTGATCGACCAGGCCTTCAGCACCTTCTACTGGCTGAAGAGCGAGCGCGAAAGCGGCACGTCCGGCATCCGCCTGCCATCGCGCGGTGCACCGCCGTTTGGCGAATATTCGCGTACATCCAAGACCGACGAGGAACGCTACGGCTGGTCGGGCTGGGCCGAGAAAAGCATCGACACCGGCTCTCTGTTGCATACCTTCACGCTTGGCGGCGACTTCTACTATTCGCAGACCAGCCAGTATTCGAGCGGCGTTGACAATTGCGGCCCCGGACCGTTCCCGCCGTTCAGCACCTGCAGCTTCCTGCACACCAACCAGGCCGACACGCCTGATGTGAACGGCTATGTTCTGGGCCTCTACGCCCATGACGAGATCGTGTTCGGCGACAGCGGTTTCGCGCTGACCCCCGGCGTTCGCTTCGACTGGTACCAGTATGATCCTAAGGAAACCGCCGCCTACCGCGACAACCCGAACTATAACGGCCTGCCGGAAGGCCAGAGCGACTGGCGGATTTCGCCGAAGCTCCTTGCCACCTACGAGCTCAACGATTTCACCCAGCTCTACGGCCAGATTTCGACCGCCTTCCGCGCACCGACCCCGGGCGAGCTCTATGTCGACTACGGCGCGCCAGGCAGCTATCTCAGGATCGGCAATCCCGATCTAGAGCCGGAAACGAGCTGGGGCGTCGAGCTTGGCGCGAATTTCGGCGATGATGACGATGGCGGCCGGGTTTCGGCCTTCTATAGCCGCTACAAGGATTTCATCGACACGCAGTCGGTCGATCCGCTCGACCTCGGCTTTGCCGCCGGCCTCTATCCGCTCGGCATCACCCAGACCGTCAACATCGACAATGTCGAGATCGCCGGTATCGAGGCCAGCTACCAGAAGACGTTCCTCAATGACTGGGACATGCACGCCTCGCTCGCCTTCGCCCGCGGCTGGAACATGGATACCAACGACATTCTCGGTTCGGTCGCGCCGCTGAAGGCGGTGATCGGCGGCGGCTATAATGTCGAGACCTGGGGCGCGAACGCTAACTGGATCCTGTCGGCCAAGGTGCCGGATGGTTCCACCGCCGAATTCAAAGCGCCGGGCTATGGCATCGTCGACGTCACCGCATGGTGGTCGCCGGAGCAGTTCGAAGGCCTGCTGGTCCAGGCCGGCGTCTACAACCTGTTCGACCAGACCTACTACAACGCGCTGGACCTGCAGGACACCGACATGACCCAGCCGGAGCGATTCTATTCCGAGCCCGGCCGGACATTCAAGGTATCCGTGACGCAGACGTTCTAG